One Anopheles cruzii unplaced genomic scaffold, idAnoCruzAS_RS32_06 scaffold04382_ctg1, whole genome shotgun sequence genomic window carries:
- the LOC128277178 gene encoding zinc finger protein 883-like: MKTHNKQKQKHTGEKPFQCTVCDKTFLTKATLNQHTKIHDKDQHHQCPQCPQKFAQLLQLQNHIRKHTAHLLVHSKIHNKHQQHQCPQCIKTFPQYSQLRNHFRTHTGEKPFQCLICGKAYPAKNSLDYHVKMHNKDQQYQCPHCDKAFYVKGNLYQHMKIHNKDQHHQCPHCPRKFAQRIQLTNHIRTHTGEKPFQCKVCGKAFHSLNNLCTHSKMHNTDQHHQCPHCPRKFAWTGPLKSHIEMHTLEKSFQCEVCDKAFHAKTILDDHMNTHNKVQQHQCPECPQNFPLLTQLKDHIKMHTGEKPFQCKVCDKAFHTKTILHNHVKIHDKDHHLQCPQCPQKFI, translated from the exons GTACAGTCTGTGACAAAACGTTTCTTACGAAAGCCACCCTGAATCAACATAcgaaaattcacgacaaggatcaacatcatcagtgtcctcagTGTCCACAAAAGTTCGCACAGTTATTGCAACTACAGAATCACATAAGGAagcacaccg CCCACTTGCTTGTccattcaaaaattcacaacaaacatcaacaacatcagtgtccgcagtgtATAAAAACGTTCCCACAGTATTCTCAACTAAGGAATCACTTTAgaacgcacaccggcgaaaagccattccagtgtctGATCTGTGGCAAAGCGTACCCTGCGAAAAATAGTTTAGATTATCATGTGAAAATgcacaacaaggatcaacaaTATCAATGTCCTCactgtgacaaagcgttttATGTGAAAGGCAACCTGTATCAACatatgaaaattcacaacaaggatcaacaccatcagtgtccgcactgTCCACGAAAGTTCGCACAGCGTATTCAACTAACGAATCACATTAGGAcgcataccggcgaaaagccgtttcAATGTAAAGTTTGTggcaaagcgttccattcgctAAACAACTTGTGTACACATTCGAAAATGCACAACACggatcaacaccatcagtgtccgcactgTCCACGAAAGTTCGCGTGGACAGGTCCACTTAAGAGTCACATTGAGATGCACACCCTTGAGAAGTCGTTCCAGTGTGAggtctgtgacaaagcgtttcaTGCGAAAACCATCTTGGATGATCATATGAACACTCACAACAAGGTTCAACAACATCAGTGTCCGGAGTGTCCACAAAATTTCCCTCTGCTAACGCAACTAAAGGATCACATTAAGAtgcacaccggtgagaagccatttcagtgtaaagtctgtgacaaagcgtttcaTACAAAAACTATCTTGCATAATCATGtgaaaattcacgacaaggatCACCACCTTCAGTGTCCGCAGTGTCCACAAAAGTTCATAAG